GGAACAATTAGCATCTTCATGCCACTGGACCCTTGGTGAAGGaacaaaacattattttcattatgAAGCATTTTACATTTGGATGCAATGGAAAAGCCTCCTTTGTAAGGCTAGATGGTCTGATCTTCGAAGGGACCTTAAGAATGCTGTACCTTGAGCAGGACTACCAGTAAGGCAATCAGCAGACCTAGCGCAAGCATGGTAGCGATGATGGCCCAGGCACAGGAAGCCTGAGCGCAGGTGCACAAGCGGTTCGTCATGAAGAACTTGGCCTTGCGCAGTCGGGACGGCGTCAGGGGAGGGTAACGGATTTTGTTCAGACTCTCCATCGCCAAAGACCTGATAAGACAAGCACGGTGGTGGCTTAGCTGGTCAAAGGTGTGTTTCCCATGGTATCTGCCCATCCCACTGTTCCCTgacaagagaaagagacacacaaacacacaacacactggcTTATTGTCAGTTACCAGCCTGAAAGTTTAAAAGTGTCAGGGCCAACCCAGGTAGATTTAATTAATCAGTAATTGATATATCAAGCTTAATCTAGTTCAAGTTGGTACGAGGATATCTGACCGCAGTGGACTCTAATTACTCTTTATGGCAATCAAAATCCATCATGTAATGAGGCTAATTTTGAGAGGAACAAAAGCAGTTTAAATgtttgttggatgatcaccaccccaactcatcccaacagtattggattcagcatcatcattccagagaacacagtttcactgctccacagcttaatgctgggagcagttttatacccctctagcccacgcccggcattagccatggtgccaataggttaatgtttatctgcttcaaatagagtcctattctattggcagcacagaatcagcaatgggtgtaacttaaagctcataaattcattcattagaaagggtgtccacaaacatctggacatacagtgtaggtAAGTTGCTAGCAGTGCTTATACACTAAATGGCAAGATAATATtagaacaacttaaaatattAAGGAAGTCTTTTCAATATTCCACTATCtggttaatttaaaaaaaaacatcccacATCTTGATTTTCAACAGGCTGACCTACCAACACCCCCAAAAGGCAAGGAGTTGACTGTGTAGTGCATCATGACATCATTAACCACTACCCCTCCGCTTGTCGTCTCATGCAGCATTCGCTTGATCACCTCCATAGAAAGAAAACACGTGAAAAGTCACTTATGGACAGTTCTTTCCATCAGAAAGTAAACAGAACTGTTATCAGCCGCTTATCAATTACCTTCTTATCAGAGGAGAAGACATAAAGAGCCAagggtttctctctctcattgatGAAGTGAATGACCTCATTGACCTCGCTGACAGTTATTATCGGTAGCACAGGTCCAAAGATCTCCTCCTGCATTACCCTGGCGTGAGGTAAAACGTCCCTTAGAATAGTAGGGGCTGGTAAAAGATCAGGAAATGTGTGTTATACCAGACAGCTTTTATATCTGTAACTGTTACTACCAGACATTACAATTATCACCAAACCATTAACCAAAGTTCCATTTCCACAGATCCCCAATGGAAACCAGGATTGACTGAGCCAATTATTGATATCCACATACCAATATAACACTGTGTTTTATCACTTTCTCCCCCCACAGCCACAGTGCATCCCTCCATCAGGGCCAGGACACGCTCAAAGTGGCGCTGGTTGATAATGCGTCCGTAATCAGGAGAAGTCTGGGGGTCTTCACCATAGAACTCCTGGAGTAAAATCAGACAGTGGATAAAAGTCTTTATATTAAATACAGTCAAATCAATTAAAATCCAATcacttaatattattatttttagtattattatagacttattaatattattattattattcagtaactaatatgaAGGTAAAATGCAAGTGAGCTTTGTAGAAAGAATAGTTCGCCATAAAATCCGATGATCATCACTGATTACTGACCCCAGATACAGTGAATTAGCCACATTTAACATGACAGATTTAATGTGCTACTTTAGATTCcaaatgggagatgctaggctaacactgctaactgAACTTTCACCACTAGACTGGCACCAATTTCAtcttggttaaaaaaaaaggctacaTGGTTTTATATTGCTGATGGACCTTAAGCCTTTTTCACACTAGGGGGAAAGTTCAGTCcctttggtcaagtgtgaaagggGTTTCAAGCCCAGGAGCAGCTCAGGGACAGATCCTGAAAACATCCTGGTCCTCCTGAATTTGGTGGTCTGGAGTCTCTTCTACTATGAGGACGGTTCCTTGGTTGCTGGTGTTCCTGCATagtgaaatgccatgacttCAGAAAGTGCTTTTCTTCGCTGCTTGACtgtttgtatccaaggaaaagattagatcagatatcaaacatgacctgactgcatctggggtaagTAATAAATTCTATTTATTAGGGTTTCTTGctaaactattcctttaagacagagaagaactgaagtgcaTTTAAGACGTTTACAAACCAGTAATGTGAGCCGTATCTCCTCAATGACTCTGTTCTGGATGCTAGGATGACAGAGAATGTAGTCTGGTGCGATGCACGTCTGACCACAATTAGCAAACTTCCCCCAGGTGATTCGACTAGGGAAGAAGATAGGTAATATGAAGCTTGTAGTGAATAAGGAAAGAACTATAGCCGCACCAACCATTTAATAAAAGATCTCATTATTAAGTTTATGAGCAGGTGTAAAGAACGCATTACCGGCAAGCAACTGCAATATCACAGTTCTTGTCAATGTAACAGGGACTTTTTCCTCCCAGCTCCAGAGTCACTGGTGTGAGGTAGTGTGCAGCAGCTTCCATAATCAGTTTGCCCACTGTGCTGTTCCCTGTGTAGAAGATGTGGTCAAAGCGCTGCTTCAGAAGCTCCTGGGTCTCTGGAACTCCACCAGTCACCACAGGGTACATCTCCTGAAAAATGTAACCATTAAACTAGGCAATCTATGTAGCTGAAGGTAGTGTCTGTGTAGATTCTTATCTAAGAACTGGCCACAAACAGAGTACAATGAACGATATCTGATTATTTCCTCtggttacatttatatttaagacAATTAAGACACTCTTaaccagagtgacttacagagCGACTaagtgcttcgctgtttactTATCTAGTTTGTATAGGCTAGGATCAAAAAGATACCTCAAGCTAGGTGCCGCCAAATAGAAAAGTCAGTGTGAATACCTAGATGCACAATACTCAACATGAGTGAGACATGGGTAGATAAAAGCTAGCCTTTGTAGGGAGG
The sequence above is drawn from the Salminus brasiliensis chromosome 11, fSalBra1.hap2, whole genome shotgun sequence genome and encodes:
- the aldh3a1 gene encoding aldehyde dehydrogenase, dimeric NADP-preferring isoform X2 codes for the protein MEKQAVDEARRAFNSGRSRPLHYRKQQLRALLKLIREHQADIAAALKQDINRSEFDTPLFELIGLENEIKVAEKELSDWASPRPARKSMVTISDDVYIQAEPLGVVLIIGAWNYPWALTLQPLVGAIAAGNAAVVKPSELSKNSASLLKELLPQYLDKEMYPVVTGGVPETQELLKQRFDHIFYTGNSTVGKLIMEAAAHYLTPVTLELGGKSPCYIDKNCDIAVACRRITWGKFANCGQTCIAPDYILCHPSIQNRVIEEIRLTLLEFYGEDPQTSPDYGRIINQRHFERVLALMEGCTVAVGGESDKTQCYIAPTILRDVLPHARVMQEEIFGPVLPIITVSEVNEVIHFINEREKPLALYVFSSDKKVIKRMLHETTSGGVVVNDVMMHYTVNSLPFGGVGNSGMGRYHGKHTFDQLSHHRACLIRSLAMESLNKIRYPPLTPSRLRKAKFFMTNRLCTCAQASCAWAIIATMLALGLLIALLVVLLKGPVA
- the aldh3a1 gene encoding aldehyde dehydrogenase, dimeric NADP-preferring isoform X1 gives rise to the protein MEKQAVDEARRAFNSGRSRPLHYRKQQLRALLKLIREHQADIAAALKQDINRSEFDTPLFELIGLENEIKVAEKELSDWASPRPARKSMVTISDDVYIQAEPLGVVLIIGAWNYPWALTLQPLVGAIAAGNAAVVKPSELSKNSASLLKELLPQYLDKEMYPVVTGGVPETQELLKQRFDHIFYTGNSTVGKLIMEAAAHYLTPVTLELGGKSPCYIDKNCDIAVACRRITWGKFANCGQTCIAPDYILCHPSIQNRVIEEIRLTLLEFYGEDPQTSPDYGRIINQRHFERVLALMEGCTVAVGGESDKTQCYIAPTILRDVLPHARVMQEEIFGPVLPIITVSEVNEVIHFINEREKPLALYVFSSDKKVIKRMLHETTSGGVVVNDVMMHYTVNSLPFGGVGNSGMGRYHGKHTFDQLSHHRACLIRSLAMESLNKIRYPPLTPSRLRKAKFFMTNRLCTCAQASCAWAIIATMLALGLLIALLVVLLKVQHS